In the Prochlorococcus sp. MIT 1307 genome, one interval contains:
- a CDS encoding DUF2301 domain-containing membrane protein has product MPENKSLEEPEFQGLYGNYKITKTDQIEVQRYRISVLLCGIAFCAGIGHWLFIGPSLAWLWLFPIAIGLGLALKWIHIYLRPLHKTLQILWATGCIGIAILLLTLGGANLLTSLAEDPIWTLAIGPLFAALTGLGFKEFFCFRRLEAIGLTLLVPIALIGHLTTLISGEIVMALLSCSAFLLLILAIRKFGMDAAADVGDKSVFAYLDNQHIAKSL; this is encoded by the coding sequence ATGCCTGAAAACAAAAGTCTTGAAGAACCTGAATTTCAAGGGTTGTACGGAAATTACAAAATTACCAAAACCGATCAAATTGAAGTCCAACGATATCGAATCTCTGTGCTTCTTTGCGGTATAGCGTTTTGTGCAGGGATAGGACATTGGCTTTTTATCGGGCCATCTTTGGCCTGGCTATGGTTATTTCCCATTGCAATTGGCCTTGGTCTTGCACTGAAGTGGATCCATATATATCTGCGTCCACTACACAAAACTCTTCAAATTCTCTGGGCTACAGGGTGTATAGGAATTGCCATCCTTTTACTAACACTAGGCGGCGCAAACTTACTTACTAGCCTTGCTGAAGATCCAATCTGGACTTTAGCCATAGGTCCTTTGTTCGCCGCCCTAACAGGCTTAGGTTTCAAAGAATTTTTCTGTTTCCGGAGATTAGAAGCAATAGGCCTAACACTATTAGTTCCAATAGCTCTTATCGGACATTTAACAACCCTGATAAGTGGAGAAATAGTTATGGCATTACTAAGCTGTTCTGCCTTTTTATTGTTAATACTTGCAATTCGCAAGTTTGGAATGGATGCAGCAGCTGATGTAGGAGACAAAAGTGTCTTTGCCTATCTAGATAATCAACATATTGCAAAAAGTTTGTGA
- a CDS encoding glutathione S-transferase family protein, giving the protein MSIPPIAVATARMGWKWQWNQLMNGLAPADRFGNYQRPPSQHQNAVIPKHNDLAGRSQDELPHLIIGRSCPWAHRTWLVYELRNLQSNLNILIANPDKKRGRWQIEPSWLGCDSLLSLYQKCGEPPNHRATVPALIDPGATANDSPKLLGNESTQLIEVLNQWPTTTNSLDLSPKELQQDIKNWQNLLQSSVNDGVYRCGFARNQSAYDKACKELFQGLKEVEKSLSNKGPWLCGRKITLADVRLFPTLIRWEMVYQPLFGCSQEPLWSFPNLWRWRQQFLALPSVQKTCDSSAWRNDYFGALFPLRPSNIVPAGPNLIKMVNSKVPDL; this is encoded by the coding sequence ATGTCAATTCCTCCAATTGCAGTTGCCACAGCTCGAATGGGTTGGAAATGGCAATGGAATCAATTGATGAACGGGTTGGCGCCTGCTGATCGTTTTGGAAATTATCAACGGCCCCCAAGCCAACATCAAAACGCAGTAATACCAAAGCACAATGATCTAGCTGGTCGATCACAAGACGAGCTTCCGCACCTCATAATTGGACGAAGCTGTCCATGGGCACATCGCACCTGGCTGGTATATGAGTTGCGTAACCTGCAGAGCAACCTAAATATATTGATTGCAAATCCTGATAAAAAGAGGGGTCGCTGGCAAATTGAACCTTCATGGCTGGGATGTGATTCTCTTCTAAGCCTTTACCAAAAATGTGGGGAACCTCCTAATCACAGAGCCACAGTCCCTGCACTTATCGATCCTGGCGCAACAGCTAACGACAGTCCCAAACTGCTTGGAAACGAAAGCACTCAACTAATCGAAGTATTGAATCAATGGCCAACTACTACTAACTCTCTAGATCTATCTCCTAAAGAGCTTCAACAGGACATCAAAAATTGGCAAAACCTTTTGCAAAGCTCAGTCAATGATGGAGTTTATCGTTGTGGTTTTGCTCGAAACCAATCTGCTTATGACAAAGCATGCAAGGAACTCTTCCAAGGCCTCAAGGAAGTAGAAAAAAGTCTTTCCAATAAAGGACCATGGCTTTGTGGCCGTAAAATTACCCTTGCAGATGTAAGGCTATTCCCAACTCTGATTCGCTGGGAGATGGTCTATCAACCCTTGTTTGGATGCAGTCAAGAGCCACTTTGGTCATTCCCAAATCTTTGGCGCTGGAGACAACAATTTCTTGCACTACCATCAGTCCAAAAGACCTGTGACTCCTCTGCCTGGCGCAATGACTACTTCGGTGCCCTATTTCCGTTAAGACCAAGCAACATTGTCCCAGCAGGTCCAAATCTGATCAAAATGGTAAATAGCAAAGTTCCAGACCTGTGA
- the coaBC gene encoding bifunctional phosphopantothenoylcysteine decarboxylase/phosphopantothenate--cysteine ligase CoaBC, which produces MMIEEISPLKGRRLLVAACGSIAAVKTPILVSNLIKAGAEVRCVVTPSASRLVSPVSLATLSRNRCYQDEDQWSSKEARPLHIALAEWAEIVVIAPLSASSLSRWSQGLADGLLASLLVACECPVIASPAMNTGMWANKAVQKNWAAIKDNPKVMALSPSSGLLACDRLGDGRMVDPEFIQLSIAHCLVNKSKDEVLKSDWRGKRLLVTSGPTIEALDPARQMTNRSSGLMGVMLAQAAKCRGAEVDLIHGPLQLPHSWLEGLKTHPVKSSIEMQTTLTKLQPSADAIAMAAAVTDLRKKGGPISKKISKEALLASISQEFEVVPDLLAEIASGRPKDQAILGFAALTGNDIELEQLGRKKMQSKGCDLLMANPIDRIGQGFEENANGGILLGPEGMVKPMLVTSKLALAHQLLDALIGLKPNFSKKN; this is translated from the coding sequence ATGATGATTGAGGAAATAAGTCCCTTAAAGGGCAGGCGGCTCCTAGTGGCGGCCTGTGGAAGTATCGCGGCAGTAAAAACCCCAATACTTGTAAGCAACTTAATCAAAGCAGGCGCTGAAGTTCGTTGCGTTGTTACTCCAAGTGCTTCACGCCTTGTCAGTCCAGTTTCACTTGCAACCTTAAGTAGAAATCGTTGCTATCAAGATGAAGATCAATGGAGCTCAAAAGAAGCAAGGCCTTTACATATCGCATTAGCAGAATGGGCTGAAATTGTTGTGATCGCACCGCTAAGCGCTTCTTCTTTGTCTCGTTGGAGTCAAGGACTTGCGGATGGGCTTTTAGCAAGTCTGCTAGTGGCCTGTGAATGTCCTGTCATTGCTTCCCCTGCAATGAATACGGGCATGTGGGCAAACAAAGCAGTTCAGAAGAATTGGGCGGCAATTAAAGACAACCCTAAAGTCATGGCCTTATCTCCTTCTTCGGGTTTATTGGCCTGTGACCGCTTAGGGGACGGTCGGATGGTTGATCCAGAATTTATTCAGCTCTCAATAGCTCATTGCCTAGTGAATAAAAGTAAAGACGAGGTACTTAAAAGTGATTGGCGAGGGAAAAGATTGCTTGTCACATCAGGGCCAACTATCGAAGCATTGGATCCCGCAAGGCAAATGACTAATCGAAGTAGCGGGCTGATGGGTGTAATGCTTGCTCAAGCCGCAAAGTGTAGAGGGGCAGAGGTTGATTTAATTCATGGTCCACTGCAACTACCCCACAGCTGGTTAGAGGGGTTAAAGACTCACCCTGTAAAAAGCTCTATAGAAATGCAAACAACACTGACAAAATTACAACCATCTGCAGACGCAATTGCCATGGCAGCTGCAGTGACAGATTTAAGGAAAAAAGGAGGCCCAATATCCAAGAAGATCAGCAAAGAAGCTTTATTGGCTTCTATAAGCCAGGAGTTTGAAGTGGTTCCTGATCTCCTCGCTGAGATAGCCAGTGGACGGCCAAAAGATCAGGCAATACTTGGATTTGCCGCACTAACTGGTAACGACATAGAACTTGAACAACTTGGTAGAAAAAAAATGCAAAGCAAAGGTTGCGATCTTCTAATGGCAAATCCCATTGATCGAATTGGTCAAGGCTTTGAAGAAAATGCCAATGGAGGGATCCTTTTGGGACCTGAAGGGATGGTAAAACCCATGCTTGTAACCTCAAAATTGGCCTTAGCGCATCAATTGCTCGATGCCTTAATCGGGTTAAAGCCAAATTTTTCCAAAAAAAATTAA
- the aroC gene encoding chorismate synthase, with protein sequence MGSTFGKLFRVSTFGESHGGGVGVILDGCPPRLELDRQKIQADLDRRKPGQSKITTPRKEADQVEILSGLVGNMTLGTPIALVVRNKDHRPDDYKEMKVAFRPSHADATYQAKYGIQAPSGGGRASARETIGRVAAGAIAKQLLCKVNGTEVLAWVKRIHNIEANIDLDHVNLADVESNIVRCPDQEMANLMVQRIDEISQEGDSCGGVIECLVRNAPLGLGMPVFDKLEADLAKALMSLPATKGFEVGSGFDGTLLKGSEHNDAFLPSKDGRLKTATNNSGGIQGGISNGEDIVVRVAFKPTATIRKEQQTIDTEGNSTVLAAKGRHDPCVLPRAVPMVEAMVALVLADHVLRQTGQCNLW encoded by the coding sequence ATGGGAAGCACTTTTGGGAAGTTGTTTAGGGTAAGTACCTTCGGGGAGTCTCATGGAGGGGGGGTAGGAGTGATCTTGGATGGATGTCCTCCTAGGTTGGAATTAGATCGTCAAAAGATTCAGGCTGACTTAGATAGGCGCAAACCGGGGCAAAGCAAAATAACTACACCTCGCAAAGAAGCCGATCAAGTTGAGATTCTTAGCGGATTGGTTGGGAATATGACTCTTGGGACACCTATTGCTCTTGTTGTTAGGAATAAAGATCATCGACCTGATGATTACAAGGAGATGAAGGTGGCGTTTCGGCCTTCCCATGCAGATGCTACTTATCAAGCTAAATATGGAATTCAAGCACCAAGTGGAGGAGGTAGAGCCTCTGCACGAGAAACGATTGGACGTGTTGCGGCAGGTGCGATTGCTAAGCAACTTTTATGTAAGGTAAATGGTACAGAAGTTTTGGCGTGGGTTAAGCGTATTCACAATATTGAGGCGAATATAGATTTAGACCACGTCAATTTGGCTGATGTTGAGTCAAATATTGTGCGTTGTCCTGATCAAGAGATGGCCAATTTGATGGTCCAACGTATCGACGAAATAAGTCAAGAGGGCGATTCTTGTGGTGGTGTTATTGAATGTTTGGTTCGTAATGCACCATTAGGTCTAGGCATGCCAGTTTTTGACAAATTGGAGGCTGATCTAGCAAAGGCTTTGATGTCTTTGCCAGCTACTAAGGGGTTTGAAGTGGGATCAGGTTTTGATGGGACTCTCTTAAAAGGGAGTGAGCACAATGATGCTTTCCTTCCTTCAAAGGATGGTCGGCTTAAAACAGCGACTAATAATTCTGGAGGCATCCAAGGTGGTATTAGCAACGGCGAAGATATTGTTGTTAGGGTTGCTTTTAAGCCAACCGCTACTATCCGCAAAGAACAGCAAACCATTGATACGGAAGGTAATTCAACGGTTCTTGCCGCTAAGGGACGCCATGATCCATGCGTTTTGCCTAGGGCAGTTCCAATGGTAGAGGCAATGGTTGCGCTTGTACTCGCCGATCACGTTCTCAGACAAACGGGTCAATGCAACCTTTGGTAA
- a CDS encoding bifunctional 4-hydroxy-2-oxoglutarate aldolase/2-dehydro-3-deoxy-phosphogluconate aldolase, with translation MQNTSDTYHYSAWQDQQEAFIASLQFQPLAVVLRPEEIDFREPYLNNPLFSLIEQLQWAGVKHIEIAWSQHPSWICLMQVLKTSFTDISLGAASITNSHALDSILELGLDYAMTPIWNPTMQLKARKLKQLLVPGVFSPTEIHQAKCFGCQLIKLFPASTLGVKYINHLKAPIRSLPFIIAAGGLTVDDVNPWLKEGYGAIALGRGLIQNHQIDPLLQKWLKDRESQSNHYTEST, from the coding sequence TTGCAGAATACGTCTGATACATATCACTACTCCGCATGGCAGGATCAACAAGAAGCATTCATTGCTTCTTTGCAATTCCAGCCTCTAGCAGTAGTCCTTCGTCCAGAAGAAATAGATTTTAGAGAGCCCTATTTGAATAACCCTCTATTTTCTTTAATAGAACAACTTCAGTGGGCAGGGGTCAAGCATATAGAAATAGCTTGGTCGCAACATCCAAGCTGGATATGTCTAATGCAAGTGTTAAAGACAAGCTTTACTGATATTTCGCTAGGAGCAGCCTCAATAACAAATTCTCATGCCTTGGATTCAATCCTAGAATTAGGACTTGACTATGCAATGACTCCTATCTGGAATCCCACAATGCAGTTAAAAGCCAGAAAATTAAAACAACTTTTAGTCCCAGGTGTATTTTCCCCTACAGAAATCCATCAAGCCAAATGTTTTGGATGTCAACTAATTAAACTTTTTCCAGCATCAACGCTGGGTGTCAAATACATAAATCATTTAAAAGCTCCTATTCGCTCTTTACCATTCATCATTGCTGCTGGCGGATTAACAGTTGATGACGTCAATCCATGGTTGAAAGAAGGTTATGGAGCAATTGCTCTAGGCAGAGGGCTAATCCAAAATCATCAGATTGATCCTCTTTTGCAAAAATGGTTAAAGGATCGCGAGAGTCAAAGCAATCACTACACTGAGTCGACATAG
- the ftsH3 gene encoding ATP-dependent zinc metalloprotease FtsH3, which produces MNKRLRNVGLYVLIVIFVIIVGTAFFDRPDPATATRSLRYSDFVEAVQDNQVSRVLLSPDKGTAQVIESDGGRAVVNLAPDKDLLKLLTENNVDIAVQPTRQPSPWQQAASSLLFPILLLGGLFFLFRRAQGNGGGGNPAMNFGKSKARLQMEPSTQVTFGDVAGIEGAKLELTEVVDFLKNPDRFTAVGAKIPKGVLLVGPPGTGKTLLAKAVAGEAAVPFFSISGSEFVEMFVGVGASRVRDLFEQAKKNAPCIVFIDEIDAVGRQRGAGLGGGNDEREQTLNQLLTEMDGFEGNSGIIIVAATNRPDVLDAALMRPGRFDRQVVVDRPDYSGRLQILKVHARDKTLSKDVDLDKVARRTPGFTGADLANLLNEAAILAARRELTEVSNDEVSDAIERVMAGPEKKDRVMSERRKRLVAYHESGHALVGALMPDYDPVQKISIIPRGQAGGLTFFTPSEERMESGLYSRSYLQNQMAVALGGRVAEEIVFGEDEVTTGASNDLKQVAQVARQMITRFGMSDKLGPVALGRSQGGMFLGRDIAAERDFSEDTAATIDSEVSELVDVAYKRATKVLVDNRAVLDELAEMLVEKETVDSEELQDLLILRDVRVAEYV; this is translated from the coding sequence TTGAACAAACGCTTACGCAACGTTGGGCTCTACGTGCTCATAGTGATATTTGTAATCATTGTTGGCACCGCTTTTTTCGATCGGCCAGATCCTGCTACTGCTACACGCTCACTTCGCTATAGCGATTTCGTAGAAGCAGTTCAAGACAATCAAGTAAGCCGTGTACTTCTATCACCAGACAAAGGAACTGCTCAAGTCATAGAAAGTGATGGTGGTCGTGCAGTAGTGAATCTCGCCCCTGACAAAGATCTATTAAAACTTTTGACTGAAAATAATGTTGATATCGCTGTTCAACCAACCCGCCAACCCAGTCCATGGCAACAAGCAGCCAGCAGTCTGCTTTTTCCCATTTTGCTACTAGGAGGTCTGTTTTTTCTGTTCCGTAGGGCACAAGGCAATGGAGGTGGAGGCAACCCCGCAATGAATTTTGGGAAGAGTAAAGCTCGTTTGCAAATGGAGCCATCTACTCAAGTTACGTTTGGAGATGTCGCTGGAATAGAAGGGGCCAAACTAGAACTTACTGAAGTAGTTGATTTCCTCAAAAACCCTGATCGTTTCACTGCTGTTGGTGCAAAGATACCTAAAGGAGTACTTCTTGTCGGCCCTCCTGGTACTGGTAAAACTCTCCTTGCAAAGGCAGTTGCTGGAGAAGCAGCAGTACCTTTCTTTTCAATATCTGGCTCCGAATTTGTTGAAATGTTTGTGGGTGTTGGTGCGAGCAGGGTACGTGATCTTTTTGAGCAAGCAAAAAAAAATGCTCCCTGCATAGTTTTTATTGATGAAATCGATGCTGTCGGTCGTCAACGTGGTGCAGGTCTAGGTGGCGGCAATGACGAAAGGGAACAAACCCTGAACCAACTCCTCACTGAAATGGATGGGTTTGAAGGTAATTCAGGCATCATTATTGTTGCTGCCACCAACAGACCTGATGTACTTGACGCGGCACTCATGCGACCAGGCAGATTCGATCGTCAAGTTGTAGTAGACAGACCTGACTATTCCGGCCGACTACAAATACTCAAAGTTCATGCTCGCGACAAAACACTCTCAAAAGATGTTGATCTTGATAAAGTGGCACGTAGAACACCTGGTTTTACAGGAGCTGATCTAGCCAACTTGCTTAATGAAGCTGCGATTTTGGCAGCCAGGCGTGAATTAACTGAAGTCAGCAACGACGAAGTTAGCGATGCAATCGAACGGGTGATGGCAGGACCAGAAAAGAAAGATCGTGTTATGAGCGAAAGGCGTAAAAGGCTTGTTGCATATCACGAATCAGGACATGCATTAGTAGGTGCTCTAATGCCAGATTATGATCCTGTTCAGAAAATTTCGATTATTCCCAGAGGTCAAGCAGGGGGACTCACTTTCTTCACTCCCAGCGAAGAAAGAATGGAATCCGGACTCTATTCAAGGTCATACTTACAAAACCAAATGGCTGTAGCACTTGGGGGACGAGTAGCCGAAGAAATTGTTTTTGGTGAAGACGAAGTCACAACTGGCGCCTCAAACGACCTCAAACAAGTAGCCCAAGTCGCTCGACAAATGATTACTAGATTTGGGATGAGTGACAAATTAGGTCCTGTCGCTTTAGGAAGATCACAAGGTGGCATGTTTCTTGGTCGCGACATTGCTGCGGAGCGAGACTTCTCAGAAGATACAGCTGCGACAATAGATTCTGAAGTATCTGAGTTGGTTGATGTAGCCTATAAGCGAGCTACAAAAGTTCTAGTAGACAACCGTGCTGTACTTGATGAATTAGCAGAAATGCTTGTCGAAAAAGAAACAGTTGACTCAGAAGAACTACAAGATCTCCTAATACTTCGCGACGTCCGAGTTGCAGAATACGTCTGA
- the psbO gene encoding photosystem II manganese-stabilizing polypeptide, whose protein sequence is MRFRPLLALVLAFCLTFAAAPNSVSAAFVQGRERGNAQFGKSVSSGQNGVCRTLPAGSSGSISADGSFKELCLQPTKIFVKVASNKRQSAEFVPAKIISPRFNSSVDQVYGDLSGGKFTAKGGIDFSLITVLAPNGEEFPLAFSVKDMVAGGGKSIAPGEEFTGTTSIPSYRTGDFLDPKSRAKDTGVDYAQGLVALGGDDEELAKENIKQDLGGDGQITLSIGSVAGNEFAGTFEAIQPSDNDLGSKEPVDVKLTGNLYGRKA, encoded by the coding sequence ATGCGATTTCGTCCTTTGCTGGCCTTGGTGCTAGCTTTCTGTCTTACCTTTGCAGCTGCCCCAAACAGTGTTTCTGCCGCGTTCGTACAAGGTCGCGAACGGGGTAATGCCCAGTTTGGCAAGTCCGTTAGTTCAGGGCAAAACGGAGTTTGCAGAACCCTTCCTGCTGGGTCTTCAGGTTCCATCAGCGCTGATGGAAGTTTTAAAGAACTCTGTTTACAACCAACAAAGATATTTGTGAAGGTTGCATCCAACAAGCGCCAATCAGCTGAATTTGTCCCTGCAAAAATTATCAGCCCCCGCTTTAACAGCAGCGTTGACCAGGTCTACGGTGACCTATCCGGCGGAAAGTTCACTGCAAAAGGTGGCATTGATTTCTCATTAATTACAGTTCTTGCTCCTAATGGAGAAGAGTTTCCTTTAGCCTTCTCTGTTAAAGATATGGTCGCAGGTGGAGGCAAGTCCATAGCTCCTGGAGAAGAGTTCACTGGAACAACATCCATTCCTAGCTACCGTACTGGTGACTTCCTTGATCCCAAGAGTCGCGCTAAGGACACTGGTGTTGATTATGCGCAGGGTCTCGTTGCCTTAGGTGGTGATGATGAAGAGCTTGCCAAAGAAAACATCAAACAAGATCTAGGTGGGGATGGCCAAATAACCCTTTCAATAGGCAGTGTGGCTGGAAATGAATTTGCTGGCACTTTCGAGGCTATACAGCCTTCAGATAATGATCTGGGATCGAAAGAACCAGTAGATGTGAAGCTGACTGGCAATCTGTATGGCCGCAAAGCCTAA
- a CDS encoding aspartoacylase, producing the protein MSGSQVLLIAGTHGNEINAPWLLDQWKNYPGLINNNDLTVLKIIGNPEALKEGKRYINCDLNRCFRKELLNDNSNKDYEVVRAREIIKTFGPKGSNPSQITIDLHSTTSSMGSSIVVYGRRFPDLAFASLVQSRLGLPIYLHEGDNTQQGFLVESWPCGLVIEIGPVPQGVLHPKIIDQSRLAIEICFEELAKLNKGLACFPEKIVIHRHIRSIDFPRAENKRILGVVHPERQGADWKPLSKGSPLFMKLDGNIETFEENEPLVPVFINEAAYAEKNIAMSLTKREVWNVLDDWKYELLNLICLGTN; encoded by the coding sequence ATGTCTGGGTCTCAGGTGCTTTTAATCGCAGGAACCCATGGGAATGAAATTAATGCTCCTTGGCTTTTGGATCAGTGGAAAAATTATCCTGGATTGATCAATAATAATGATTTAACGGTCTTAAAAATTATAGGTAATCCAGAAGCCCTCAAAGAGGGTAAGCGTTATATAAATTGTGACCTTAATCGTTGTTTTCGTAAGGAATTATTGAATGATAACTCTAATAAGGATTATGAAGTTGTTCGTGCAAGAGAAATTATCAAAACTTTTGGGCCGAAGGGGTCGAATCCATCTCAAATAACTATTGATTTACATAGCACTACTTCATCAATGGGAAGTAGCATTGTCGTTTATGGAAGAAGATTTCCAGATTTAGCCTTTGCATCTTTAGTGCAATCAAGATTAGGCCTGCCTATATACCTGCATGAGGGTGATAACACTCAGCAAGGCTTTTTGGTTGAGTCATGGCCCTGTGGCTTGGTAATTGAAATTGGCCCTGTTCCACAGGGTGTACTTCATCCAAAAATTATTGATCAGTCTCGATTAGCGATAGAAATTTGCTTTGAAGAATTAGCCAAATTGAACAAAGGATTAGCTTGCTTCCCTGAAAAAATTGTAATTCATCGTCATATAAGAAGCATTGACTTTCCCCGTGCAGAGAATAAAAGAATATTGGGCGTTGTCCACCCTGAGAGACAAGGTGCAGACTGGAAGCCTTTAAGTAAAGGATCACCTTTATTTATGAAACTAGATGGAAATATCGAGACTTTCGAAGAGAATGAACCTTTAGTACCAGTATTTATCAATGAGGCTGCTTATGCAGAGAAAAATATTGCAATGAGCCTAACCAAAAGAGAAGTTTGGAATGTTTTGGATGATTGGAAGTATGAATTATTAAATCTAATATGTCTTGGAACTAATTAG
- the sat gene encoding sulfate adenylyltransferase has protein sequence MITSQSPSAKKAGVIAPYGGTLVDLMVPKDQKEIIKKSITKTLECSDRNACDIELLISGGFSPERGFMHQADYQAVVKGHRTTSGYLFGLPVVMDTDRDDLKIGDQVLLNYKGQSLAVMDIDDKWEPDKVVEAKGCYGTTSLEHPAVRMIATERKRFYLGGKLQGLELPKRIFPCKTPAEVRSQLPAGEDVVAFQCRNPIHRAHYELFTRALNANNVSKNAVVLVHPTCGPTQHDDIPGTIRFQTYERLASEVNNPRIKWAYLPYAMHMAGPREALQHMIIRRNYGCTHFIIGRDMAGCKSHLTGEDFYDAYEAQNFARECAPELAMETVPSLNLVFTEEEGYVTAEHAEARGLHVKKLSGTQFRKMLRSGEEIPEWFAFRSVVEVLRTT, from the coding sequence ATGATCACCAGCCAATCACCCTCTGCAAAGAAAGCAGGAGTCATCGCTCCATATGGAGGAACCCTGGTAGATCTAATGGTCCCGAAGGACCAAAAAGAAATAATCAAAAAAAGCATTACCAAAACATTGGAATGCTCTGACAGAAATGCTTGCGATATTGAATTACTTATTTCTGGTGGATTTTCTCCTGAGCGTGGATTCATGCATCAGGCTGATTACCAAGCGGTTGTTAAAGGACATAGAACAACTTCTGGATATTTATTTGGACTCCCAGTTGTCATGGATACTGATCGCGATGATTTGAAGATAGGAGATCAGGTACTTCTGAACTATAAAGGCCAATCTTTGGCTGTAATGGACATAGATGACAAATGGGAACCAGACAAAGTAGTTGAAGCAAAAGGCTGTTATGGGACAACCTCACTAGAACATCCAGCTGTTCGAATGATTGCAACTGAACGAAAACGCTTCTACTTAGGAGGAAAACTACAAGGTCTAGAACTACCCAAGCGAATATTTCCTTGCAAAACACCAGCAGAAGTAAGAAGTCAATTGCCTGCTGGGGAAGACGTAGTTGCTTTTCAATGTCGAAACCCTATTCATCGTGCACATTACGAGCTTTTTACAAGAGCATTAAATGCAAACAATGTGAGTAAGAACGCTGTCGTTTTAGTACATCCCACTTGTGGGCCAACCCAACACGATGACATCCCAGGGACGATTCGCTTTCAAACTTATGAGCGACTAGCTTCAGAAGTAAATAATCCACGTATCAAATGGGCTTACCTGCCATATGCAATGCATATGGCAGGTCCTCGAGAAGCTCTACAACACATGATCATCAGAAGAAACTATGGATGCACACATTTCATAATTGGTCGTGATATGGCTGGTTGTAAGTCCCATTTAACTGGTGAGGATTTCTACGATGCATATGAAGCTCAAAACTTCGCCAGAGAATGTGCTCCCGAACTAGCAATGGAAACAGTTCCCTCCTTAAATCTTGTTTTTACAGAAGAAGAAGGCTATGTCACAGCTGAACATGCTGAAGCACGTGGTCTACATGTCAAAAAACTCAGCGGGACACAGTTCCGCAAAATGCTTCGCAGTGGAGAAGAAATTCCAGAATGGTTTGCTTTTCGTAGCGTGGTAGAAGTCCTTCGAACCACATAA